In the Mytilus galloprovincialis chromosome 10, xbMytGall1.hap1.1, whole genome shotgun sequence genome, one interval contains:
- the LOC143049836 gene encoding uncharacterized protein LOC143049836 isoform X2 encodes MGIIFICSTAIDQTTTLARVKESFRKSGMYPVDRSIIPNSQLAPADFNKSEKTNKETTDVDTTTITSNELQESTILCHCCGNTISYVKEIEMSINEPTENPLVTKNLIPRSLADVLLPPANPSLAKKTSSKIITEARVITGDEMLQKLQSKRDEAVKLAEEKEERKTERARKKEEAEVLKEAKKEERERKKRDREIRDTEKEEERERKRQKKEEKRNMQQCNQQITAEFHQYATCTKSSVDMVDNRRSTRVKTPLIREEFLQFDSDMEIIETMEE; translated from the exons ATGGGTATCATTTTTATTTGCAGCACTGCAATTGACCAGACTACAACACTAGCAAGGGTCAAAGAGTCTTTCAGGAAATCAGGAATGTATCCTGTAGACAGATCCATAATTCCAAATTCACAACTTGCGCCCGCCGACTTCAACAAATCTGAAAAGACAAATAAAGAAACTACAGATGTAGATACAACAACAATCACCAGTAATG AGCTCCAGGAATCAACAATTCTTTGTCACTGTTGTGGCAACACTATCTCCTATGTTAAAGAAATAGAGATGAGCATAAATGAACCAACTGAAAATCCCCTTGTAACAAAAAACTTAATTCCAAGAAGTTTAGCAGATGTGCTGTTACCTCCAGCAAATCCATCTCTAGCAAAAAAAACTTCTAGTAAAATCATTACAGAAGCCAGGGTAATAACAGGGGATGAAATGCTTCAAAAACTACAGTCAAAGCGTGATGAGGCAGTAAAGTTggcagaagaaaaagaagaaagaaaaacagaaagaGCTAGAAAAAAGGAAGAAGCTGAAGTTTTGAAGGAAgcaaagaaagaagaaagagaaagaaagaaaagagaCAGAGAAATAAGAGACACCGAAAAGGAAGAGGAAAGAGAGAGGAAGAGACAGAAGAaggaagaaaaaagaaatatgcaGCAATGTAACCAACAAATCACTGCTGAATTCCACCAGTATGCTACATGTACTAAATCATCTGTAGACATGGTAGATAATAGAAGAAGTACCAGAGTAAAGACCCCTTTAATAAGGGAagaatttttacaatttgatagCGATATGGAGATTATAGAGACAATGGAAGAATAA
- the LOC143049836 gene encoding uncharacterized protein LOC143049836 isoform X1: MPSLTFYQNIQMYLSLLLRMPQKKQYLQESLDKAIGAVNSNKLSISKAATEYGVPRTTISDHVNGKYDNHLNGPSKMLTDEEETSLINYVKYMAERGFPLTRRMLKAFVISIIEKSGRSTLFNMEKGPSNKWVNKLLNRHLELSEKLPEQQDKARRRMSNVTVVDQYFKLLVDTVDSLGLTNKPNQIFNCDESGFSGKEKSKEKVLTLKGSHSYQQKVLVHGHITVHMCIAADGHVLPSFLIFDGCLPHRSFKDGVPDNWLYGSSESGYMDTELFENWFDKVFIPFCGTRRPVLLIFDNHDSHISIDLIEKAKANNIHIIGLPPHTTHLLQPLDVAIFGPLKEKVNQLSVTLGNLNKCATIGKAKFPALLSTAIDQTTTLARVKESFRKSGMYPVDRSIIPNSQLAPADFNKSEKTNKETTDVDTTTITSNELQESTILCHCCGNTISYVKEIEMSINEPTENPLVTKNLIPRSLADVLLPPANPSLAKKTSSKIITEARVITGDEMLQKLQSKRDEAVKLAEEKEERKTERARKKEEAEVLKEAKKEERERKKRDREIRDTEKEEERERKRQKKEEKRNMQQCNQQITAEFHQYATCTKSSVDMVDNRRSTRVKTPLIREEFLQFDSDMEIIETMEE, from the exons atgccttcaTTGACcttttatcaaaatatacaaatgtatttatctttaCTTTTAAGGATGCCACAAAAAAAGCAATACCTGCAGGAGTCCCTTGATAAGGCCATTGGTGCAGTAAATTCCAACAAATTAAGTATTTCTAAAGCAGCTACAGAATATGGGGTACCAAGGACAACCATATCAGACCATGTCAATGGAAAGTATGACAACCATTTGAATGGACCTTCAAAGATGCTGACAGATGAGGAAGAAACATCTTTAATAAACTACGTCAAGTATATGGCAGAGAGAGGTTTTCCTTTGACAAGAAGAATGTTAAAAGCATTCGTAATTTCTATCATTGAGAAATCAGGTAGATCAACTTTATTCAATATGGAAAAAGGTCCTAGTAACAAATGGGTCAACAAACTACTAAACAGACACCTTGAATTGTCGGAAAAGTTACCAGAACAGCAGGACAAAGCCAGGAGACGCATGTCTAATGTCACTGTGGTTGACCAATATTTCAAGTTGCTAGTGGACACAGTCGACTCTTTAGGATTAACAAATAAACCCAACCAGATATTTAACTGTGACGAGTCTGGCTTCAGTGGTAAAGAAAAAAGTAAGGAAAAAGTTTTAACACTAAAAGGGTCACACAGCTACCAACAAAAAGTATTAGTCCATGGTCACATTACAGTTCACATGTGCATAGCAGCGGATGGACATGTCCTCCCTTCATTTCTGATTTTTGATGGTTGCCTGCCTCATAGGAGCTTTAAGGATGGTGTTCCAGATAACTGGTTATATGGATCCTCTGAATCCGGGTACATGGATACCGAGTTGTTTGAAAACTGGTTCGACAAAGTTTTCATACCATTCTGTGGAACAAGAAGACCAGTACTGCTGATTTTTGATAACCACGATTCCCATATCAGTATTGACCTGATAGAGAAGGCCAAAGCTAACAACATTCACATCATTGGTTTACCACCTCATACTACACATCTGCTGCAGCCACTGGATGTTGCCATCTTTGGACCTCTAAAAGAAAAAGTGAACCAATTATCAGTTACCTTGGGAAACCTGAACAAGTGTGCCACCATAGGCAAAGCCAAGTTTCCTGCTTTATTAag CACTGCAATTGACCAGACTACAACACTAGCAAGGGTCAAAGAGTCTTTCAGGAAATCAGGAATGTATCCTGTAGACAGATCCATAATTCCAAATTCACAACTTGCGCCCGCCGACTTCAACAAATCTGAAAAGACAAATAAAGAAACTACAGATGTAGATACAACAACAATCACCAGTAATG AGCTCCAGGAATCAACAATTCTTTGTCACTGTTGTGGCAACACTATCTCCTATGTTAAAGAAATAGAGATGAGCATAAATGAACCAACTGAAAATCCCCTTGTAACAAAAAACTTAATTCCAAGAAGTTTAGCAGATGTGCTGTTACCTCCAGCAAATCCATCTCTAGCAAAAAAAACTTCTAGTAAAATCATTACAGAAGCCAGGGTAATAACAGGGGATGAAATGCTTCAAAAACTACAGTCAAAGCGTGATGAGGCAGTAAAGTTggcagaagaaaaagaagaaagaaaaacagaaagaGCTAGAAAAAAGGAAGAAGCTGAAGTTTTGAAGGAAgcaaagaaagaagaaagagaaagaaagaaaagagaCAGAGAAATAAGAGACACCGAAAAGGAAGAGGAAAGAGAGAGGAAGAGACAGAAGAaggaagaaaaaagaaatatgcaGCAATGTAACCAACAAATCACTGCTGAATTCCACCAGTATGCTACATGTACTAAATCATCTGTAGACATGGTAGATAATAGAAGAAGTACCAGAGTAAAGACCCCTTTAATAAGGGAagaatttttacaatttgatagCGATATGGAGATTATAGAGACAATGGAAGAATAA